The window cgatcaagcaccgaaactacggcacctccgagttcgagcacacgttcagctcgatgacgatccccggactccgatccagcaaagtgtcggggaagagtttcgtcagcacgacggcgtggtgacgatcttgatgaattacagcagcagggcttcgcctaaactccgctacagtattatcgaggaatatggtggcagggggcaccgcacacggctaaggaatcgatcacgtggatcaacttgtgtcaacttgtgtgtttagaggtgcccctgcctccgtatataaaggaggagaggaggggaggctggccggccaaagagggaggcgcaggagagtcctactccctctgggagtaggattcctccccccaatcctagtccaactaggattcctcggaggggaagggaaagaggggggccggccaccttctcctagtcctaataggactaggggagggggaagaggcgcagccaccttgggctgcccctttctcctttccactaaggcccatgatggcccatatggctcccggggggttccggtaacctcccggtaacccggtaaaatcccgatttcacccggaacacttccgatgtccaaacataggcttccaatatatcaatctttacgtttcgaccatttcgagactcctcgtcatgtccgtgatcacatccgggactccgaacaaccttcggtacatcaaaatgcataaactcataatataactgtcatcgtaaccttaagcgtgcggaccctacgggttcgagaacaatgtagacatgaccgagacatgtctctggtcaataaccaatagcgggacctggatgcccatattggctcctacatattctacgaagatctttatcggtcagaccgcataacaacatacgttgttccctttgtcatcggtatgttacttgcccgagattcgatcgtcggtatccaatacctagttcaatctcgttaccggcaagtctctttactcgttccgtaatacatcatctcacaactaacatattagttgtaatgcttgcaaaacttatgtgatgtgtattaccgagagggcccagagatacctctccgacaatcggagtgacaaatcctaatctcgaaatacgccaacccaacatcgaccattggagacacctgtagtactcctttataatcacccatttacgttgtgacgtttggtagtacccaaagtgttcctccggtaaacgggagttgcataatctcatagtcataggaacatgtataagtcatgaagaaagcaatagcaacatactaaacgatcaggtgctaagctaatggaatgggtcatgtcaatcagatcattcaactaatgatgtgacctcgttaatcaaataacaactcattgttcatggtcaggaaacataaccatctttgattaacgagctagtcaagtagaggcatactagtgacactctgtttgtctatgtattcacacatgtattatgtttccggttaatacaattctagcatgaataataaacatttatcatgatataaggaaataaataataactttattattgcctctagggcatatttccttcagtttgcaCAAATTTCGGCCGGTTGGTTCGAGTTGTTGTCAAAATGTATGCGTCTACAGTTGGATGGCGTCCTCCCGCATCCGTGACCGCGGACTGGCCCCCCTGCCCGTGGACGGATCGGGAGGAAATTTGCGGGTcatcgttggagatgccctaagcatcACTAGCTCAGCCGGTAATTCTGTGTGATTTCTCACATGAGGTCCTATGTTCGATCCTGGCGAGGTCGACTTATTCTTTTGAGCTACAGTATATGTACTCGTTGCCGATCGTTTCCTTCATGGGTTGGCCAAGGCAGAGACCCACCTATGGGGCATATAGGAGGTCCCAACTTCCGCCTTGCTGAACGCCTCGCAGTCGAGCAAGtgtatgggccggcccattatgcggGATGCCAATGGCtaatttttgtttcaatttttttaCCTTTTTTTGATTTCTTTGTTTACTTCTATTTACACTTCTAAATATTCTAAAGATATAGTATATTACAAATATATACTTTACATAATGTTTTgagaaatgttaatcatgtatttgaaaaatgttaaacgtgtatataaTTTTTTtggccatgtattaaaaaaatgatgAATTTTTATAATGTAATTGAAGAGAATCTTGTCCAACATCATCTGAAATGGATTAGACATATTCAGTGGAGGCCTCCAGAAGCGTCAGTGCATAGCGGATAGCTAAATCGTggtgataatgtcaagagaggtcgggtaGACCAAACTTGACATGGGATGAGTTTGTAAAGAGATATCTGAAGAACTGTAGTATCACCAAAAAACTAGCCATGCACAGGGATACGTGAAAGCTAGCTATCCATGTGTTAGAACAATTAGTTGGTTcccagatcttatgggtttcacctttaGCCTACCCCAACTGTTTtgagactaaaggctttgttgttgtataaaaatgttaatcaagtatttcaaaaaaatgttgaagaagtatttaaaaaatgttaatcaagcatatgAAAGATGTCAAACGTGTATTGAGAAAATGTTGACCATATATGAACAAGTATTTTTTTAAATATTgtacaaatatttgaaaaaatattaatcaagcatttgaaaaatcttaaacaagtatttgaaaaatgttaatcaagcattttaaaaTATATTAAACATGTacagaaaaaatgttgatcatgtgttGAAACATGTTAATACTGTActtcaaaaatgttaatcaagaatttaaaaatgtttaaaagTGTGTATAGAAAATTATTGaccatgtattcagaaaatattaatTTTATATTTTAAaaagttaatcaagcatttaaaaagtaTGTATAGaataaatgttgatcatgtattaaaataTTAAATTTGTATTGAAAAATGTCAAATGTGTATTAGAAAAATATCTTGACATAtacgaaaatgtagagtgaaaataaaaataaacataagagtaaacaaaagaaaaaaatggagaataaAAAAACAAAACTGAGAAGGAAAAAgagaacaaaacaaaaaaaacctatgagaaaacaaaacaaaaacagaaaatgaACCGTAAAAAACAATGAAAAGACTGACTTTCTTCACCTCAAGTACACAACGCGCCTAGTTACTTTTTTTTGAAACCACACACATTACATTAACCAAATAATTGAATACAAAATACACACGGATGCGGAATCTTTCAGAGAGACCAGGATAGAACATGTGTCCTGGAGATTATGCAGAAAGAAACCCAAGAAAAAGAATACTGCAATTGAGTTCTTAGGGTCCCCTACAGATAACCAACACAGAAAATGCCATCGACCGTCGGCGTCGCTGTCAGACTCGTCGGAAGAAGATGCAGACTTCTACAATCCCACGATCCAGGCCAACGCCATAGCCATGAAGTCATTGAGAGCCGATGACCGGGCCTGTAAAACAGGCGCTTGACGATGTGGCACGTCAGCCGGGGAATGCCCCCGCGTTGTCAAGGATCTGGATCTGCCACTCGCCGCCAACGATGACGAAGAGGAAAGCCAAATCCGCTCCCACCAAACCTCCATCTGTGCTCCAAGAACACGACATACTTACCACTGCAGGTGTCGTAGGCAGAAGCATCCCAGCACAAACAGGCACATAAAGCTCAACGCTCCGAACGAACGAGGAGCACACGAGACCATCGGCTCCTCAACGCCGTCGTGCAGAGCGTCACCGTGGTGAGGGAGAATCCGAGGCCAGATTATTCGACGCGGCGCTGCCCTCACCGCAGCAGCGCCTCCACTCAAAGACCTATCCATAATCTATGGACCTCTAGGAAGAGCAACGGGAGCCCACCCCCCCTCCTCCAACCGCCGGAGCAGTGGacagaggggggcggaggccgtcgACTTGCCGGAGATCACAAGCAGGAAACTGTCACCTCTCTCAGGAAGGAGGCAGTTGCGCTAGCGGGGACCGCGCCTAGttactttttttttttttgaggatcacGCCTAGTTACTTATCACGTGCAAGACACGGGCGCAGCGGCTCAACCAATTTTTATCCACTGCTTCCCCAATTTTTATTGTTTAACTGTTCgcaaaaatgggccggcccaattactGTACATCCTTCAGCGAAAGTTGCTACGGTCTGCTTAATGCGAGGAATAGTCGTCGTGGTAGTTCAGTTTGTCTTGCTCAGTCGACAGGCCAGAGCCGCGCCGGCGCCGCCAGTCCCATTGCTCACCTCCGTTCCCGCTGCGCAGACTCCCCCTCATCCCTCCTACGTCTCCGCGTTAGCGCCCTCCAGAAGAaagcatcctctctctctctctctctctctctctctctctctctcgctgtgcGCCTGTGCCAGACAGAGAGAATTAATCCAGTACGCGCCGCCGCCTACGCACCCGCGTACTCTCAGCCGCCGCCGCTCGGTCGTCGCGCCGCCCCTGCCTCCTCTCCGGCactgcgccaccgcggccgcctGCTGATCGTTCAAGTCGACGCTTTCCCCACCGTATCGTCGCTAGGCTGCTATCAACGGTGATTTCCCCAGGACCACAATCCCAACGAGTCTCATTGTCTCGTTGATTTTCTCCGATTTCCTGTTTTTATAGTTATAGCAATAAGCTTGAACCCTTGAATGTATGTATTTTCTTGTCAATTCATATTATAGAAGTAAATGATGAAGAGATCAAATAAACTGttattgtttttgccatgttctATCTATTTTGTTGGATCATTAGGCAGAGTTCAAATCGTATAACTGTTGAGTAATCGAAGGGTACTTTTTTTTTTGCAATGGTATGGGTACTTTTTTTTTTGCAATGTATAAGCGCTTATTTTTGGGCATGTGGATTGCTCGAATCCTGGCCATGCCACTCCGGTATCCCTCACGCTGTATGTGACGTTTCTGTCAATTTGCTTTAATTGCAGTTAGAGCATGGAGGACGATAGCAACGCGCTTATTCTTCCCTGCAAGAGGAAGAACAAAGTACAAGGGATAGGCAAGGTAATGCCAAATTTATTGGGGCCCTCTTTCTTGGGTTTCCTTCTCAACCAATGTTAGGATGTGACTATGGGAGTCCTATAACCACTGAATTGCCAGGATGGCAAGAAAAGCAAGAGCAAGGAAGACCCAAAGATGAGCAAGACTCAGCTAAAAAAAATGCAGAAATTGGAGGTGCGCCTCCTTACCTTGCCATTTGCCATGTAGTAGATTTTTTTAAACTAGTTAGCTTTAGTTTTTATATCAGCATTAATGCCTGCCTAATTGTTCCCAGGAGGAAAAGCAAAAGAAGGCACTGCAAGCAAAAAGCATCGAATTTTTGCAGTATGCTCGTCTTAATTGGTTCTGTTTAGAATTGTGATATTTTCTATGATGGTTTTGTGTTTCCTCTAACGACTTTGTATGAAACTGTCCCTGCACAATAGGAAGCACATGATTGCTGATGATGTATTTTCACTGCTGGATACTACGTGCTCTATTGGAAAAGTACAGTAGATCTATCTGTGACATGTGGATTGGTTACTATGTCACTGCAAAGTTATTTCTCTCATGATATTTTTATACTACAGGCTGCGACTATGAAAGAAAAATTTAGGCGTGCCGCGCAGTTCTCCAAGCATGGTTTAGATGTTCCTGAAGAACTTTCACTATTCAAGAAAAACTGTGGTCGGAAAGGAGTTCCTGGAGACAATGAAGCTGTGCCAGAAGTTTCCCCGGTGAAGTTTATTAAGGCAGCAAAACTTGATCATCCTGGCAGTGAACGAAAGAATCATGAGAAAGATTCGATGAAACCTATGATGGATCTTGGCGTGAGCATTCTGGAACAAAAAACTGAAGGGACTAATGACGATGCTGGCATTTCGGTACGCCAGATCATTCTGGGACAAAAAACTGAGGAGACTAATGATGATGCTGACATTTTGGCACATCAGCCGATTCAGTCATCCGTGCAAAATTGCTCTGCCGCTGAGATAGATTTGCAGGTAATTGGTCCATATCTCAACTATCTTCGGCATCTCAACTATTTTTGACTCATTAACTATCTAACTGATCTAAAGGCATTCTAGATTTGCCTATTTTGTAAGTGGCCGGGAATAAGAAGCTGGTGTCATGTTCTGTGTTAATTCAGTCATTATCCTTTTGTTAGGATAAAGAGCTACAACAAAGTGAAACTGCTTTACAAGAATGCTTCAATCCTCCAATTGTGGTGCCTGTCTCAAGACCACAGGAGGTTGAGAAGGCGAGGAGGGATCTCCCAATAATAATGATGGAGCAGGAAATAATGGAAGCTATCTACGAAAATTCTGTGGTAATTCTATGTGGAGAAACAGGCTGTGGTAAAACTACTCAGGTCCCTCAGGTGAGTGTGCCCACACATGGTTTCTCTTAAACATTGGTTTAAACTAGGAGTTCTGATCCTATCTGCTTGTGTTAAGTAGCTGCCAACTTTTTCATTGCTCTTTAAGCTATCTGTGTTCTGCAGTTCTTATATGAAGCCGGCTTTGGCACAAGCAATCGAGCTGGTAGAAAAGGGATGATTGGTATCACCCAACCACGACGTGTTGCTGTTCTTGCCACATCCAAGAGGGTGTCTTATGAGTTAGGACTTAAGCTAGGAAAGGAGGTCGGTTTTCAAGTTAGGCATGATAAAGAAGTTGGAAGTAAATGCTCCATCAAGTTTATGACAGATGGCATTTTGCTGCGAGAGATCCAGGTTTTGTATACGTTTACTTTTCCTGGTTACTCCTACCAGTCTATTTTGTTCAATTGTTCAACTTTGAGTTAAAAGTTTCTTCTTGTAATGTACTGATAACTCGTTCTAAAAAAGATGAACCATGACCAGAAATGCAACAAAATGGTATATCTGACACTTTTACGGCCATAACAGCAGATGACTCAAATTTATAAATAATTACAATGAGGTTTAAACTTGCCTTTAGTGGTTTAGTCTGTCTCTCGGTTAGTCGTCTAATTGTATCATTATACAGTCAGTTGTCTACCTGTAATTGTATAATTTACAGATTTTATCTATGCATCAAGTGATTTGTTCTTCTGAAATGCATGTGTTTTTTTAATTGAAGCTCCTGttcaaaaaaatatatttgaagctgtgtcttactccctccgttcctaaatatttgtcttcttagagatttcaaatggactaccacatacggatgtatgtagacatattttagagtgtagattcacctaTTTTActtcgtatatagtcacttgttcaaatctctagaaagacaaatatttaggaacggagggagtacataacaaGATTGAAACTCCTTATCACACGACTTACTGATCTTTTACAGAGTGACATTCTGTTGAAGCACTATTCCGTGATCATCTTGGATGAGGCACATGAAAGGAGTTTGAACACAGATATACTTATTGGGATGCTTTGTAGAATTACAAAGCTTCGCAAGGTTAGAATCTCAAGAGCTTACCCCATTTTCCTTTTGATTAAAGCCAAAACGTGCAGGCATGGCTAACTTCTGTGCATGTCAAAGGATACATACGCAGATCAACAGAAAAAAATACGCTCTGGAAAGAACATTAAGCCAGAAGATATGATTAGTCAGCTGAAAGTGGTGCTGATGAGTGCTACCTTGCAGTTAAAGGAATTTATTTCAAACAGAAGATTGTTTGATGTGATTCCACCAACTGTAGAGGTACCTGCACGGCAATTTCCAGTAACAATTCACTTCACGAAGAGGACACATGATGATTATTTAGCACAGGCTTATAAAAAGGTTCTGTCAATCCACAAGAGTCTACCACCAGGTGGAATCCTTGTATTTGTTACTGGACAACGAGAAGTTGATTATTTATGTAAGAAACTGCAAAGAGCATCCAAACGGCAAATTGGTAAGAAGCCTGAAAGGGTTGGAGATGAGTGTGGTTCAAGACCAGAAATAGATGAGAAGGAAATTTTTGAAGCATATGATATTGATAGAACTGAAGCTGAGCACCAAGAGGACATGTTTTCCTCATATGGTCAAGATGAAATGGATGATGGACTAAATGTTGATTCTTCTGATGCTGAAACAGAGAGTGAGACTGATACTGACAGCGATGAGGATTCCGCTGCACATCAAACCACAGAAGATGGACCAGTGTTATCATTTTTGAAACATGCTGAGAGTTTATCTGTACTGAAGGCATCCTTTAAAGGTATATCAGGGATATCAGGAGAATCGGAAGCTGCTGAGGAATCGAGCAATGTGACAATTGCGGAAAAGTCAAACCCTTTTAATCCTTCTTTCAGTAAACGTACAGAACCTACATCTGTTTCACACCGTAGGCTTCGTGTTTTACCACTTTATGCAATGCAACCAGCTTCGCAGCAGCTTAGAGTGTTCCGTGATATTCCTGAAGGGGAAAGATTAGTTGTTGTGGCAACTAATGTTGCAGAAACCTCTTTAACAATTCCTGGTATAACATATGTGGTCGATACTGGAAAAGAAAAGGTTAAGAACTATGATCATGCTACGGGGATGGCAAGTTATGAAGTCCAGTGGATAAGCAAGGCGTCAGCATCCCAACGTGCTGGGAGAGCTGGAAGAACTGGGCCTGGGCACTGTTACCGTCTCTACTCAGGTGCAGCATATGGTAAAGATGGTTTATTTCCTGAGTTCTCTGAGCCAGAGATCAAGAAAATGCCAGTTGATAGCCTTGTGCTTATGCTCAAGTTTATGAAAATTGATAAGGTAATGCGCTTAAAACTTATTTATCTTTTTTAATCATCTTTTATGATGTGTTGCCTTTTGTTCTAATTTTCGTGCAAATATGATAATTGCAGGTTGAAAACTTTCCTTTCCCTACGCCTCCTAACGATGAAAGTTTGGTTGAAGCTAAGCGTTGCTTGAAGACATTAGA is drawn from Triticum dicoccoides isolate Atlit2015 ecotype Zavitan chromosome 6B, WEW_v2.0, whole genome shotgun sequence and contains these coding sequences:
- the LOC119325727 gene encoding ATP-dependent RNA helicase DEAH13-like gives rise to the protein MEDDSNALILPCKRKNKVQGIGKDGKKSKSKEDPKMSKTQLKKMQKLEEEKQKKALQAKSIEFLQKHMIADDVFSLLDTTCSIGKAATMKEKFRRAAQFSKHGLDVPEELSLFKKNCGRKGVPGDNEAVPEVSPVKFIKAAKLDHPGSERKNHEKDSMKPMMDLGVSILEQKTEGTNDDAGISVRQIILGQKTEETNDDADILAHQPIQSSVQNCSAAEIDLQDKELQQSETALQECFNPPIVVPVSRPQEVEKARRDLPIIMMEQEIMEAIYENSVVILCGETGCGKTTQVPQFLYEAGFGTSNRAGRKGMIGITQPRRVAVLATSKRVSYELGLKLGKEVGFQVRHDKEVGSKCSIKFMTDGILLREIQSDILLKHYSVIILDEAHERSLNTDILIGMLCRITKLRKDTYADQQKKIRSGKNIKPEDMISQLKVVLMSATLQLKEFISNRRLFDVIPPTVEVPARQFPVTIHFTKRTHDDYLAQAYKKVLSIHKSLPPGGILVFVTGQREVDYLCKKLQRASKRQIGKKPERVGDECGSRPEIDEKEIFEAYDIDRTEAEHQEDMFSSYGQDEMDDGLNVDSSDAETESETDTDSDEDSAAHQTTEDGPVLSFLKHAESLSVLKASFKGISGISGESEAAEESSNVTIAEKSNPFNPSFSKRTEPTSVSHRRLRVLPLYAMQPASQQLRVFRDIPEGERLVVVATNVAETSLTIPGITYVVDTGKEKVKNYDHATGMASYEVQWISKASASQRAGRAGRTGPGHCYRLYSGAAYGKDGLFPEFSEPEIKKMPVDSLVLMLKFMKIDKVENFPFPTPPNDESLVEAKRCLKTLEALDSKEKLTSMGKAMAQYPMSPRHSRLLLTIIKILKSQQGYARSNFILGYATAAASALSYANPFLIQVDTSRESNQDGPDPERKDQDERKRQKKLKAMVREARKDFSIPSSDALTISHALRSFECSRNPVEFCREYSLHLKTMEEMSKLRKQLLRLIFHNSKFCDEFAWNYGGSEDVEQAWRSETDKKPMLNEEELLGQGICAGWADRVAKKINTFSGLSKEDRKVRAGRYQSCILDDTIYLHRSSSVAQTPPEFVVYSELLNTKRSYMHGVTSVKPGWLFKYASSLCTFSAPLEDPKPYYEPQNDQVYCYVSPIFSRHNWQLPLHSLPIEDPTRRLQVFAWALLKGDVLPCLRMVQKFLALSPSAVLGPASQRRVGDLLNRMKIGGKLKDSRRALRDAWSSDPDFLYPEIQAWIQDKYQSQFEAIWEQMHQEVRLEGHQLFPKRFKKVEG